One Succinivibrio dextrinosolvens DNA window includes the following coding sequences:
- a CDS encoding acetate kinase — translation MNNYPKTALVVNCGSSSVKFAILDPKDGHVFLNGLAEALGLEDARISWKFNGGDKTEQSLGAGADHKKALEYLVKNVLAKDQALLDSIVACGHRIVQGGDIYSEPTLINDEVEENIRKVIPFAPLHNPAHLLGIDAARANFPSIPHVAVFDTAFHQTMPPKAYRYAIPEEYYTDLHLRKYGAHGTSHMFLSQEAAKLLGKPLEQTNIITCHLGNGASVSAVKGGKCIDTSMGLTPLDGLIMGTRCGSIDASVVFFLCDKMGMTPEEVKEVFNKKSGMLAVSGVSSDFRPIVAGYNEGNERCKLALEMYAYRLAKFIASYYVPLGHVDAIVLSGGVGENGPTTRKLVLKELEESFGVKIDDAANEHAKVFMGVDKQTISAPDSSVKVFVIATNEELMIARSAMSFVK, via the coding sequence ATGAATAATTATCCAAAGACCGCATTGGTTGTAAATTGCGGAAGTTCTTCAGTAAAATTCGCTATCTTAGATCCTAAAGATGGGCATGTTTTTCTAAATGGTCTAGCTGAGGCATTAGGCCTTGAGGATGCTAGAATTTCATGGAAGTTCAATGGTGGAGATAAAACAGAACAGTCTTTAGGTGCAGGCGCTGATCATAAGAAGGCACTTGAGTATCTTGTAAAGAATGTTTTAGCAAAGGATCAGGCTCTTCTGGACTCTATCGTAGCATGTGGTCACAGAATCGTTCAAGGTGGTGATATTTACTCTGAGCCAACTTTAATCAATGATGAAGTTGAAGAGAATATCAGAAAGGTTATTCCATTTGCTCCTCTTCACAATCCTGCTCACCTTTTAGGTATCGACGCTGCAAGAGCAAATTTCCCTTCAATTCCTCATGTTGCTGTATTTGATACTGCATTCCATCAGACTATGCCTCCAAAGGCTTACAGATATGCAATTCCAGAGGAGTACTACACCGATCTGCACCTACGTAAGTATGGTGCTCACGGTACTTCCCACATGTTCCTGTCACAGGAAGCAGCAAAGCTTTTAGGCAAGCCACTAGAGCAGACAAACATCATTACCTGCCATTTAGGTAACGGAGCTTCAGTTTCTGCTGTAAAGGGCGGAAAGTGCATTGATACATCAATGGGGTTAACTCCACTTGATGGTCTGATCATGGGTACCCGTTGCGGTAGTATAGACGCCTCTGTTGTATTCTTCCTATGCGATAAGATGGGAATGACTCCAGAAGAGGTTAAGGAAGTATTTAACAAGAAGTCAGGTATGTTAGCAGTTTCTGGTGTTTCTTCAGATTTCCGTCCGATTGTTGCCGGATATAATGAAGGTAATGAGAGATGCAAGCTGGCTTTAGAGATGTATGCTTACAGACTGGCTAAGTTCATTGCTTCCTACTATGTACCTCTAGGACATGTTGATGCAATCGTACTCTCTGGCGGTGTAGGTGAAAATGGTCCAACCACTCGTAAGTTAGTTCTTAAAGAGCTTGAAGAGTCATTCGGTGTTAAGATTGACGATGCCGCTAATGAGCATGCCAAGGTATTTATGGGGGTAGACAAGCAGACTATTTCTGCTCCAGATTCATCAGTTAAGGTATTTGTTATCGCAACGAATGAAGAGCTGATGATTGCTCGTTCTGCAATGAGCTTTGTTAAGTAA
- a CDS encoding alpha-amylase family glycosyl hydrolase, which yields MRQNTSSQRASLPFQCFHTCTAPGVDASKAELFVRGVNHSRLKIWVVSFSQNEDVKNPMNYSGSYSGIHRFVAPLNADKSHNLITYYFKIMLSDKNGVPVDVVWYSSLGMSREPPLRQHCYVIELFNTHPQWAMDSVIYQIYPDKFAASSGNFTVDGTKVNADSPVRLKDFEFVNLDETHCGGDLDGVATMLPYIRGLGCDTIYLTPVFKAPSVHKYDTEDYDVVDTHFGGNGALKRLRTVALGYEMKILLHGTFNHTGDSNPWFDRQEKTGKGALRHKDSPYREIYTFNSEGEAYVSDDKANYPKLDYSSYLTRHLIYEGENSIVKKWTRAPYGIDGWVIDDANQIGDNGNARNNVERLSAICSSARESHLDCLMIGHFGTDPRYALCSEGNVDGTINYTGFISPIRSFFGGINLNGDPTPYTGEDLRRTCEEFAVGVSQQLKLCLVNQLDNNSLPRFYDIIGGDKHLYQAALACLITWRGIPCIYQGDELGDVIAKYEVGPRSMIPFKALKDHHASVNSAETQTVITELTALRRSNPAFSRGTMIFISAGGAYFAYMRLYKDRFSIVLVNASRQQVKFEQGSILFPLLASMYMPEDCGSDNAEDSGEDLLIPLSGRNVRRYDHAEGLEGLYEMLGREKLAVYSYGATRTSKEFEEKFIKELTAGKNMTIPPRSTVIVSNLKK from the coding sequence ATGCGTCAGAACACAAGTTCTCAGAGAGCCTCTCTTCCATTCCAGTGTTTTCACACCTGTACTGCACCTGGGGTGGATGCATCCAAAGCAGAACTGTTTGTAAGAGGTGTAAACCATAGCAGACTAAAGATCTGGGTTGTAAGCTTTTCCCAGAACGAAGACGTAAAAAATCCAATGAACTATTCAGGATCCTATTCAGGGATCCATAGATTCGTTGCGCCTCTTAATGCAGATAAAAGCCATAACCTTATTACGTATTACTTTAAGATTATGTTATCTGACAAAAACGGCGTACCGGTGGATGTTGTGTGGTACAGTTCCTTAGGCATGTCCAGAGAACCACCTTTAAGACAGCACTGTTATGTAATTGAACTGTTCAATACCCACCCTCAATGGGCAATGGACAGCGTAATCTATCAGATTTATCCTGATAAATTTGCTGCATCTTCAGGGAATTTCACTGTTGATGGCACCAAGGTAAATGCAGATTCTCCTGTAAGATTAAAGGATTTTGAGTTTGTTAACCTTGATGAAACACACTGTGGAGGTGATCTCGACGGTGTTGCCACCATGCTTCCTTATATCAGAGGCCTTGGATGTGACACAATTTACCTGACTCCTGTTTTCAAAGCACCTTCAGTACACAAATATGATACTGAGGATTATGATGTTGTCGATACACACTTCGGAGGAAATGGAGCTCTCAAGAGATTAAGAACCGTAGCTTTAGGCTATGAGATGAAGATCCTGCTTCACGGCACCTTCAATCACACCGGTGATTCCAACCCTTGGTTTGATCGTCAGGAGAAAACCGGAAAAGGAGCTCTCAGACATAAAGACTCACCTTATCGTGAAATATATACATTCAACTCCGAAGGCGAAGCTTACGTTTCTGACGACAAAGCCAACTACCCAAAGCTTGATTACTCCAGTTATCTGACAAGACACCTTATATATGAGGGAGAAAATTCCATTGTAAAGAAATGGACCCGCGCACCATACGGTATTGACGGCTGGGTTATTGATGATGCCAACCAGATCGGTGACAACGGTAACGCCAGAAATAATGTCGAAAGACTGTCTGCGATCTGCAGCAGCGCAAGAGAATCTCATCTAGACTGTCTGATGATTGGACATTTCGGAACAGATCCTAGATATGCATTATGCTCTGAAGGCAATGTTGATGGAACCATCAACTATACCGGATTTATCAGTCCTATCCGTTCTTTCTTCGGTGGTATTAACCTTAATGGTGATCCTACCCCTTATACAGGTGAAGATTTAAGAAGAACCTGTGAGGAATTCGCTGTTGGTGTTTCTCAGCAGTTAAAACTATGTCTCGTAAACCAGCTGGATAACAACAGTCTGCCTCGTTTTTACGATATTATCGGTGGTGATAAGCACTTGTATCAAGCGGCTTTGGCCTGTCTTATAACCTGGCGTGGTATTCCATGTATCTATCAGGGTGACGAGCTTGGCGATGTGATTGCAAAGTATGAAGTAGGCCCTCGTTCCATGATTCCATTCAAGGCGCTAAAAGATCATCATGCTAGTGTAAACTCAGCAGAAACCCAGACTGTAATTACAGAACTTACAGCCTTGCGCAGATCAAATCCGGCTTTCTCCCGTGGAACCATGATTTTCATCAGTGCCGGTGGAGCTTATTTTGCCTATATGCGTCTTTACAAAGACAGATTCAGTATCGTGCTTGTAAACGCATCTCGTCAGCAGGTAAAGTTTGAGCAGGGATCAATACTTTTCCCTCTTTTAGCTTCAATGTACATGCCAGAAGACTGCGGAAGCGATAATGCGGAGGATTCAGGTGAAGATCTGCTGATCCCTCTGTCAGGAAGAAACGTTCGTCGTTATGACCACGCTGAAGGTCTTGAAGGTCTATATGAGATGCTAGGAAGAGAAAAACTTGCGGTATACAGCTATGGAGCAACTAGAACCTCAAAAGAATTTGAGGAGAAGTTCATCAAAGAACTAACTGCCGGAAAAAATATGACTATTCCCCCTCGTTCAACTGTGATTGTATCCAACCTTAAAAAGTAA